Proteins from a genomic interval of Diaphorobacter sp. HDW4A:
- a CDS encoding creatininase family protein: MTSSSPTTSGNLWPSRQWAEVSTHDFAAAQTNGLAAQTIAVLPVAAVEQHGPHLPLSVDATLLEGVIAAALPQIAAQIPVLFLPPQNIGFSTEHTSYPGTLTLSPATLIALWTELGACVARAGIRKLLLLNGHGGQVSVMDIVARELRMQHGLMVYSSSWFSLPLPDEVNAQFSAHEHRFGIHAGQIETSMMLHLAPDTVHMERAENWHSTSQDRSEQFAILGNGRSAKMGWAIEDYNASGAVGDAAAASADKGARVVQAAGASLARLLEELHALQSPVPL, from the coding sequence ATGACATCATCCAGCCCCACCACCTCCGGCAACCTCTGGCCTTCGCGGCAATGGGCCGAGGTGAGCACGCACGATTTCGCCGCCGCGCAAACGAATGGTCTGGCCGCGCAGACCATCGCCGTGCTGCCGGTTGCGGCGGTGGAGCAGCATGGCCCGCATCTGCCGCTCAGCGTCGATGCAACGCTGCTCGAAGGCGTGATCGCCGCCGCGCTGCCGCAGATCGCCGCGCAGATTCCGGTGCTGTTTCTACCGCCGCAGAACATCGGCTTCAGCACCGAGCACACCAGTTACCCGGGCACGCTCACGCTCTCGCCCGCCACCCTGATCGCGCTGTGGACCGAGCTCGGAGCCTGCGTGGCACGCGCCGGCATCCGCAAGCTCCTGCTGCTCAACGGCCATGGTGGCCAGGTCAGCGTGATGGACATCGTCGCACGTGAGCTGCGCATGCAGCATGGCCTGATGGTCTACAGCAGCAGCTGGTTCAGCCTGCCGCTGCCCGACGAGGTGAATGCGCAGTTCAGCGCGCACGAGCACCGCTTCGGCATTCATGCGGGGCAGATCGAGACCTCGATGATGCTGCACCTCGCGCCCGATACGGTGCACATGGAGCGTGCAGAGAATTGGCACTCCACCTCGCAGGACCGATCCGAACAATTCGCGATTCTCGGCAATGGCCGCAGCGCCAAGATGGGCTGGGCCATTGAGGACTACAACGCGAGCGGCGCGGTGGGCGATGCTGCCGCAGCCAGCGCCGACAAGGGCGCGCGCGTGGTGCAGGCCGCCGGTGCATCGCTTGCGCGATTGCTCGAGGAACTGCATGCGCTTCAGTCTCCCGTGCCCCTCTGA
- a CDS encoding PaaI family thioesterase, whose amino-acid sequence MSLTVDIPVYPAEPEHMIFGLPMAMARAFALKGEAIGNDRARVRMPYQEQFTNSRGDMHGGAIATLLDVGLSAAARAHDPGRYGVITVDLTIHYIAPAAGDVICTAICEKRGRSLSFVRGEISNDAGELLGMATGTFKLVDRNPG is encoded by the coding sequence ATGAGCCTCACCGTCGACATTCCCGTCTATCCCGCCGAGCCCGAGCACATGATCTTCGGCTTGCCCATGGCCATGGCGCGCGCCTTCGCATTGAAGGGCGAGGCCATCGGCAACGACCGTGCGCGCGTGCGCATGCCGTATCAGGAGCAGTTCACCAACAGCCGTGGCGACATGCATGGCGGCGCCATCGCGACGCTGCTCGACGTGGGGCTGTCAGCCGCTGCGCGCGCACATGATCCTGGGCGCTATGGCGTGATCACGGTGGACCTGACGATCCACTACATCGCGCCCGCCGCGGGTGACGTGATCTGCACCGCGATCTGCGAGAAACGCGGGCGCAGCCTGAGCTTTGTGCGCGGCGAGATTTCCAACGACGCGGGCGAGCTGCTCGGTATGGCGACCGGCACGT